In Nocardia sp. NBC_00403, one DNA window encodes the following:
- a CDS encoding M13 family metallopeptidase produces MTSNGRPGQLDRRAFLVALGVVPAAIALASCSKNDNVQLTGVDLGGADGAIRPQDDLYRHVNGKWLREYQLPPDKAAVGAISEASDRTLDQLRAIIEGINDPKAGSEAQQIRDLYDARLDLDTIERLGMTPLADLYAKIDGAATKPDLAKVMAELPISGLIGIGIGIDRKNSNAYIPTISQSGLGLGEQYYRKPEYTTQLAGYKTYVEKMAAAAGFADPIGLAQRVVDLETKIAAAHWDSVRNRNTDATYNLMSWSELTALGPQFDWEPWMAGNTDRSRQLFDKIVVSQPSFVTGMAQLWADVDIAVWREYLRTSVTANFARFLPKAIADARFDFVGRVLSGLDERPELWKSAVGVVDDNLGDQLGKLYVAEHFPPEAKDRAKEMVADLMAAYKDNFTHSTWMSQPTREASIVKLDKIEARIGYPDKWDDYSDLKITRGKLIESLRAVNAFESKKAFNRLGTPVDKAEWGMSPQTVNAYYSPTNNQITFPAAYLQPPFFDKDATAAVNYGAVGATIGHEIGHGFDDQGAKYDADGNRRDWWTPEDLAAFEAKTKQLIDQYNPLVPEGLDPKYHVDGALTVGENLADLRGLQIALEAYRIAAKREGKEPDFQQMFFSHARSWREKQTEEATISQLQDTHSPNEFRCNQVMRNLAEFYKTFEVKEGDKLFMPENQRVSF; encoded by the coding sequence GTGACATCAAACGGTCGTCCCGGCCAGCTGGATCGTCGTGCCTTCCTGGTCGCGCTGGGGGTCGTACCGGCCGCCATCGCGTTGGCTTCGTGCTCGAAGAACGACAACGTGCAGCTCACCGGTGTCGATCTGGGTGGCGCCGATGGCGCTATCCGGCCGCAGGACGATCTGTACCGGCACGTCAACGGCAAGTGGCTGCGGGAGTACCAGCTGCCGCCGGACAAGGCCGCCGTCGGTGCGATCAGCGAGGCTTCCGACCGCACGCTGGACCAGTTGCGGGCGATCATCGAAGGCATCAACGATCCGAAGGCGGGCTCGGAGGCGCAGCAGATTCGCGACCTCTACGACGCGCGCCTCGATCTCGACACGATCGAACGGCTCGGGATGACCCCGCTGGCCGATCTGTACGCCAAGATCGACGGCGCCGCGACCAAGCCGGACCTGGCCAAGGTGATGGCCGAACTGCCCATCTCGGGTCTGATCGGCATCGGTATCGGCATTGATCGCAAGAACTCGAACGCCTACATCCCGACCATCAGCCAGTCCGGCCTCGGCCTCGGCGAGCAGTACTACCGCAAACCCGAGTACACGACGCAGCTCGCGGGCTACAAGACCTACGTGGAAAAGATGGCCGCGGCCGCGGGCTTCGCCGATCCGATCGGCCTGGCGCAGCGGGTGGTCGACCTGGAAACCAAGATCGCGGCCGCGCATTGGGACAGCGTGCGCAATCGGAACACCGACGCCACCTACAACCTGATGAGCTGGTCGGAGCTGACCGCGCTCGGACCGCAATTCGACTGGGAGCCCTGGATGGCGGGCAATACCGACCGGTCGCGCCAGCTGTTCGACAAGATCGTGGTTTCCCAGCCGTCGTTCGTGACGGGGATGGCGCAGTTGTGGGCCGACGTCGATATCGCTGTCTGGCGGGAGTACCTGCGCACGAGCGTGACGGCGAATTTCGCCCGCTTCCTGCCCAAGGCCATCGCGGATGCGCGCTTCGATTTCGTCGGCAGGGTGCTGAGCGGGCTCGACGAACGCCCGGAGCTGTGGAAGTCGGCGGTCGGCGTCGTGGACGACAATCTCGGCGACCAGCTCGGGAAACTGTATGTCGCCGAGCACTTTCCGCCGGAGGCCAAGGATCGCGCCAAGGAAATGGTCGCCGACCTCATGGCCGCGTACAAGGATAACTTCACCCATTCCACCTGGATGTCGCAGCCGACCAGGGAAGCGTCCATCGTCAAGCTCGACAAGATCGAGGCCAGGATCGGCTACCCGGACAAGTGGGACGACTACTCCGACTTGAAGATCACCAGGGGCAAGTTGATCGAATCCCTGCGCGCGGTCAATGCTTTCGAGTCCAAGAAGGCCTTCAACCGGCTCGGCACCCCCGTCGACAAAGCCGAATGGGGTATGTCGCCGCAGACGGTGAACGCCTATTACTCCCCGACCAATAACCAGATCACCTTCCCTGCCGCCTATTTGCAGCCGCCGTTCTTCGACAAGGACGCCACCGCAGCGGTCAATTACGGTGCGGTCGGGGCCACCATCGGCCACGAGATCGGGCACGGCTTCGACGATCAGGGCGCCAAGTACGACGCCGACGGCAACCGGCGCGACTGGTGGACCCCCGAGGATCTCGCCGCGTTCGAAGCCAAGACCAAGCAGTTGATCGACCAGTACAACCCGCTTGTCCCGGAGGGCCTCGACCCCAAATACCACGTCGACGGCGCGCTCACGGTCGGCGAGAACCTCGCCGATCTGCGTGGGCTCCAGATCGCGCTGGAGGCCTACCGCATCGCGGCGAAGCGGGAAGGCAAAGAGCCGGACTTCCAGCAGATGTTCTTCTCCCATGCCCGCAGCTGGCGCGAGAAGCAGACCGAGGAAGCCACCATCAGTCAACTGCAGGACACCCACTCCCCCAACGAATTCCGCTGCAACCAGGTGATGCGCAACCTCGCCGAGTTCTATAAGACCTTCGAGGTGAAGGAAGGCGACAAGTTGTTCATGCCGGAGAACCAGCGCGTCAGTTTCTGA
- the rpsH gene encoding 30S ribosomal protein S8, which produces MTMTDPIADFLTRLRNANSAYHDQVKAPHSKLKANIAEILKREGYIADYRTEDATVGKSLVVDLKYGPSRERSLQGLRRVSKPGLRVYAKSTNLPKVLGGLGVAIISTSTGLLTDRQAAKQGVGGEVLAYVW; this is translated from the coding sequence ATGACCATGACTGATCCGATCGCAGACTTCCTCACTCGTCTGCGCAACGCCAACTCGGCGTACCACGATCAGGTGAAGGCGCCGCACTCGAAGCTCAAGGCGAACATCGCCGAGATCCTCAAGCGCGAGGGCTACATCGCCGATTACCGGACCGAGGACGCGACCGTCGGCAAGAGCCTCGTCGTCGACCTCAAGTACGGCCCCAGCCGTGAGCGCAGCCTGCAGGGCCTGCGTCGCGTCTCGAAGCCGGGTCTGCGTGTGTACGCAAAGTCCACCAACCTGCCCAAGGTCCTGGGCGGCCTCGGCGTGGCGATCATCTCCACGTCGACCGGTCTGCTCACGGATCGCCAGGCGGCCAAGCAAGGTGTAGGCGGGGAAGTCCTCGCCTACGTCTGGTAA
- a CDS encoding MFS transporter, whose product MYKNLSGRPGVALAAVAVAQFMVALDMAVVNVALPAIRADLGFAPLELAWVVHIYALTFGGFLLLGGKACDLFGRRRLFAAGLVVFGIASMAGGFAQAPWQLVAARAVQGMAAAAVAPAALATLTTTFTEGPARMRALGVWSAVNAAGGAMGVLVGGLLTEYANWRWVMLINIPIVAIALAAVAAGVAADRRDHAAGRLDALGAVLATVGIGLLVIGVVRTDHYGWTSGVTIATLTASVVVLACFLAVEARVATPLVRLGLFRSRWVTGANLFVFLAAAGQFSAFYLVSLYMQQVLGMSAGATGAAFLPFSLTVIIGTVVATRVGARRSPRTALIGGGLLTAAGIGWFALISPDGSFVTDVLGPSLVGGFGLGLCLAPVAAAATMGVAGPEAGMASGVFNSARQLGGSVGVAALATIAASRSRAHVDPAGLNDGYALALGIAALVFGTAALVAAVVLPAARRDSTAAPKAPLHEELSPARP is encoded by the coding sequence GTGTATAAAAACTTGAGTGGGCGGCCGGGAGTCGCCTTGGCGGCCGTGGCCGTCGCGCAGTTCATGGTGGCCCTCGACATGGCGGTCGTGAATGTCGCGCTACCCGCAATCCGCGCCGATCTGGGATTCGCGCCGCTCGAGCTGGCCTGGGTGGTGCACATCTACGCGCTGACCTTCGGCGGGTTTCTACTGCTCGGCGGCAAAGCCTGCGATCTGTTCGGACGGCGAAGGTTGTTCGCCGCCGGGCTGGTCGTCTTCGGAATCGCCTCGATGGCAGGAGGTTTCGCACAGGCACCGTGGCAGCTGGTGGCCGCACGCGCCGTGCAGGGTATGGCGGCGGCGGCCGTTGCGCCCGCCGCGCTTGCCACCCTGACCACCACCTTCACCGAAGGACCCGCCCGAATGCGGGCGCTCGGCGTGTGGAGTGCGGTGAATGCCGCGGGCGGCGCGATGGGCGTGCTGGTCGGCGGGCTGCTGACCGAGTACGCGAACTGGCGCTGGGTAATGCTGATCAATATCCCGATCGTCGCGATCGCGCTCGCGGCGGTGGCGGCGGGCGTGGCAGCCGATCGTCGCGACCACGCCGCAGGTCGCCTCGATGCGCTCGGCGCGGTGCTCGCGACCGTGGGCATCGGCCTGCTGGTGATCGGCGTGGTGCGCACCGATCACTACGGCTGGACCTCGGGTGTCACGATTGCCACGCTGACCGCGAGCGTCGTCGTGCTGGCCTGCTTCCTTGCCGTGGAGGCGCGGGTCGCCACTCCCCTTGTTCGCCTCGGACTGTTCCGCAGCCGCTGGGTCACCGGCGCGAACCTTTTCGTATTCCTCGCTGCCGCAGGACAATTCTCCGCTTTCTACCTGGTGTCGCTGTATATGCAGCAGGTGTTGGGGATGAGCGCGGGCGCGACCGGCGCGGCCTTTCTGCCGTTCTCGCTGACCGTGATCATCGGCACGGTGGTCGCCACCCGGGTCGGCGCGCGACGCTCACCCAGGACCGCACTCATCGGCGGCGGCCTGCTCACTGCCGCGGGCATCGGCTGGTTCGCGCTGATCAGTCCCGATGGCAGCTTCGTCACCGACGTGCTCGGCCCCTCGCTGGTCGGCGGCTTCGGCCTCGGACTGTGCCTGGCTCCGGTCGCCGCCGCGGCGACCATGGGCGTCGCGGGACCAGAAGCGGGCATGGCATCGGGCGTATTCAACAGCGCACGACAACTCGGCGGCAGCGTCGGCGTCGCCGCACTCGCCACCATCGCCGCGAGCCGCTCCCGTGCCCACGTCGATCCCGCCGGACTCAACGACGGCTACGCGCTCGCTCTCGGCATCGCGGCACTCGTGTTCGGCACCGCCGCCCTGGTCGCCGCCGTGGTCCTGCCCGCCGCCCGCCGCGACTCGACGGCCGCCCCGAAAGCGCCTCTGCACGAGGAACTCTCCCCCGCACGTCCATAG
- a CDS encoding Uma2 family endonuclease has translation MTIEPSGHLPHEMTEEQYRQLPEAMAREIEVVHGHVIVCESPVPEHNRVARRLAGAMEQLPSTEPCIRVETDIDVVLWRVPKFTFRRPDVTVYRCLPERGAKPEAGDALIVVEVSSPSTAAEDLLDKKAQYARAGIPLYLVVALDTKYDIEEVREFRLDAHAAEYRLHRLHRDGFLQLEHVVLGEISFADLVR, from the coding sequence ATGACGATCGAACCGTCCGGCCACTTGCCGCACGAGATGACCGAGGAGCAGTACCGTCAGCTGCCCGAGGCTATGGCGCGCGAGATCGAGGTTGTGCACGGGCATGTGATTGTCTGCGAGTCCCCTGTACCCGAGCACAATCGGGTAGCGCGCAGACTGGCAGGCGCCATGGAGCAGCTGCCGAGCACTGAGCCGTGCATCCGGGTGGAGACCGATATAGATGTGGTGTTGTGGCGAGTGCCGAAGTTTACGTTCCGTCGGCCCGATGTGACGGTGTACCGGTGCTTGCCCGAACGCGGCGCGAAGCCGGAGGCCGGCGATGCGTTGATCGTGGTCGAGGTTTCGTCTCCGTCCACCGCGGCCGAAGACTTGCTGGACAAGAAGGCTCAATATGCCCGGGCCGGCATTCCGCTATACCTGGTCGTCGCACTCGACACCAAGTACGACATCGAAGAGGTCCGCGAGTTCAGGCTCGACGCCCATGCCGCCGAGTATCGGCTGCATCGGCTGCATCGCGATGGATTCCTGCAGCTCGAGCATGTCGTGCTCGGCGAGATCAGCTTCGCGGACCTCGTTCGATAG
- the rplX gene encoding 50S ribosomal protein L24, which produces MKVHKGDTVLVISGKDKGAKGKVIQAYPATGKILVEGVNRIKKHVADSANQRGASSGGIVTQEAPIQVSNVMVVDSDGKPTRVGYRTDEESGKRVRISRKNGKDI; this is translated from the coding sequence ATGAAGGTGCACAAGGGCGACACCGTTCTCGTCATCTCGGGTAAGGACAAGGGCGCCAAGGGCAAGGTCATTCAGGCCTACCCGGCGACCGGCAAGATCCTGGTCGAGGGCGTGAACCGGATCAAGAAGCACGTCGCGGACTCCGCGAACCAGCGTGGCGCCTCCTCCGGTGGCATCGTGACCCAGGAAGCCCCGATCCAGGTCTCGAACGTGATGGTCGTCGATTCCGATGGCAAGCCGACCCGTGTCGGTTACCGCACCGATGAGGAGAGCGGCAAGCGGGTCCGGATCTCCCGTAAGAACGGGAAGGACATCTGA
- a CDS encoding TetR/AcrR family transcriptional regulator produces the protein MPNPSPQHNRTGRPPRISLLEILAAAHAVIDADGVEKLTMRRLATELACTPMALYHHVHDKEDLLRLLLNDYADQVVWPALPDAPRERILVAANAMHEVLAARSWIVEVLVSDDLFGVSALWINETIIDAAIASGLGPDRAVQAYRVIWHYTAGDLIVRAKSERRAAENRPTYRESVFADLDPDTLPRLSALGPRWVELTAVDTYEYGLRALVDGLLAGSESRQPGVLPGCSSDAG, from the coding sequence ATGCCGAACCCGTCGCCGCAGCACAACCGCACCGGAAGGCCCCCGCGCATCTCCCTGCTGGAGATCCTCGCCGCGGCCCATGCGGTCATCGATGCCGATGGCGTCGAGAAGCTGACGATGCGTCGTCTCGCCACGGAACTCGCCTGCACCCCGATGGCGCTCTACCACCACGTGCACGACAAGGAAGACCTACTGCGGCTACTGCTGAACGACTACGCCGACCAGGTGGTCTGGCCGGCACTGCCGGATGCGCCACGCGAGCGAATCCTGGTCGCCGCCAACGCAATGCACGAGGTGCTCGCCGCACGCTCATGGATCGTCGAGGTCCTCGTCTCCGACGACCTCTTCGGCGTCTCGGCACTCTGGATCAACGAAACCATCATCGATGCCGCCATCGCGAGCGGCCTCGGTCCCGATCGGGCCGTGCAGGCCTACCGCGTGATCTGGCACTACACCGCGGGCGACCTCATAGTTCGCGCCAAATCCGAGCGCCGAGCCGCCGAAAACCGTCCCACCTACCGCGAATCGGTCTTCGCCGACCTCGACCCCGACACCCTGCCCCGCCTATCGGCTCTCGGTCCGCGCTGGGTCGAGCTCACTGCGGTGGACACTTACGAATACGGCCTGCGGGCTTTGGTCGACGGTCTGCTCGCAGGCAGCGAAAGCCGGCAGCCCGGCGTGCTGCCGGGCTGCTCGTCGGACGCTGGATAA
- a CDS encoding NAD(P)/FAD-dependent oxidoreductase yields MTDPSRVVVLGSGFAGLWAALAAARRLDELDVAVGTVDVTMISSTPYHDIRVRDYETDLSTSRIPLSALLDPVGIKHIIGEVTAIDALARVVESTAGAHSYDRLVLALGSQVVKPDIPGLREFGFDIDTHDAATRLQAHLRRLAEGPADSAATTVVVVGAGLTGIEEATELPAMLADAFAARAVAPRVILIDRNPFVGSDMGASARPVIEAALADIGIETKLGVGVVAIDKRGVTLSSSEVVTAATVVWCAGMRANPLTAEFGVDRDRLGRLPVDDYLRVCGVPGVFAAGDVAVAKMDDEHMSVMSCQHSRPMGRWAGYNVIGDLLGKPVKPLRIPWYVTVLDLGPAGAVYTEGWDRHVVACGEEAKDTKRAINTRRIYPPLSRDRDALLAAAASELQAAPEHGPESTH; encoded by the coding sequence GTGACCGATCCTTCGCGTGTCGTGGTTCTCGGGTCCGGGTTTGCGGGTCTGTGGGCGGCGCTCGCGGCGGCCCGGCGGCTCGACGAGCTCGATGTGGCGGTCGGAACCGTCGATGTCACGATGATCAGTTCCACGCCGTACCACGATATCCGCGTGCGCGACTATGAGACCGATCTGAGCACATCCCGCATCCCGCTGAGCGCTCTTCTCGATCCGGTCGGAATCAAGCACATCATCGGCGAAGTGACGGCGATCGATGCTCTGGCGCGGGTCGTGGAATCCACCGCGGGCGCTCACAGCTACGACCGGCTGGTGCTCGCGTTGGGCAGCCAGGTGGTCAAGCCCGATATCCCTGGCCTGCGGGAGTTCGGTTTCGACATCGACACCCATGACGCAGCGACCAGACTGCAAGCCCACCTGCGTCGGCTTGCCGAGGGCCCCGCTGACTCGGCGGCCACGACAGTAGTCGTCGTCGGGGCAGGTTTGACGGGGATCGAAGAGGCGACTGAGCTGCCCGCGATGCTCGCCGACGCCTTTGCCGCGCGTGCCGTCGCACCGCGGGTCATCCTGATCGACCGCAACCCGTTCGTCGGCTCGGACATGGGCGCATCGGCGCGACCGGTCATCGAGGCGGCGCTGGCCGACATCGGGATCGAGACCAAGTTGGGTGTCGGTGTCGTCGCCATCGACAAGCGCGGCGTGACGCTTTCCTCGAGTGAAGTGGTGACCGCCGCCACCGTCGTCTGGTGTGCCGGCATGCGGGCCAACCCGCTGACCGCAGAGTTCGGGGTCGACCGTGACCGGCTGGGTCGACTCCCCGTCGACGATTATCTGCGGGTCTGTGGTGTGCCCGGGGTATTCGCCGCCGGTGACGTCGCCGTTGCGAAAATGGACGACGAGCATATGTCGGTGATGTCCTGCCAGCACAGCCGCCCGATGGGCCGATGGGCCGGATACAACGTCATCGGCGATCTTCTGGGCAAGCCCGTGAAGCCGTTGCGGATCCCTTGGTATGTAACGGTTCTCGATCTGGGACCGGCAGGCGCGGTGTATACCGAGGGCTGGGACCGCCACGTGGTCGCGTGCGGCGAGGAGGCCAAAGACACCAAGCGCGCCATCAACACCCGACGTATCTATCCTCCGTTGAGCCGCGACCGCGACGCATTGCTGGCCGCCGCCGCGTCCGAACTGCAGGCCGCGCCCGAGCACGGACCCGAGTCCACCCATTGA
- the rplN gene encoding 50S ribosomal protein L14, whose protein sequence is MIQQESRLRVADNTGAKEILCIRVLGGSSRRYAGIGDIIVATVKDAVPGGNVKKGEVVKAVVVRTVKERRRPDGSYIKFDENAAVLIKADNDPRGTRIFGPVGRELREKKFMKIVSLAPEVL, encoded by the coding sequence GTGATTCAGCAGGAGTCGCGACTGCGCGTCGCCGACAACACGGGTGCGAAGGAAATTCTTTGCATCCGCGTGCTCGGTGGCTCGTCACGTCGCTATGCCGGCATCGGCGACATCATCGTCGCCACCGTCAAGGACGCTGTCCCTGGCGGCAACGTCAAGAAGGGCGAGGTCGTCAAGGCCGTCGTCGTGCGCACCGTCAAGGAGCGCCGCCGCCCGGACGGTTCCTACATCAAGTTCGATGAGAACGCCGCCGTGCTCATCAAGGCGGACAACGACCCGCGTGGCACCCGTATCTTCGGCCCGGTCGGCCGCGAGCTGCGCGAGAAGAAGTTCATGAAGATCGTTTCGCTGGCCCCGGAGGTGCTCTGA
- a CDS encoding type Z 30S ribosomal protein S14, translated as MAKKALRIKAEAKPKFGVRAYTRCQRCGRPHAVYRKFGLCRVCLREMAHRGELPGVHKSSW; from the coding sequence ATGGCCAAGAAAGCACTGCGTATCAAGGCCGAGGCCAAGCCGAAGTTCGGGGTCCGCGCCTACACCCGTTGCCAGCGCTGCGGTCGCCCGCATGCTGTCTACCGCAAGTTCGGTCTGTGCCGTGTCTGCCTTCGCGAGATGGCGCACCGCGGCGAGCTGCCGGGCGTGCACAAGAGCTCCTGGTAG
- a CDS encoding cupin, with protein MSQTPIDLFDSGLHFRPDGNVRAGERRMSTGSDGWQLATFHVETNADVHADHWEVHPSSEEAVCCLSGAMRLYLRPEHPGDDETMVHLTSGTAYVVPRGRWHRIELDQPSDIMSIGLRGGTRREPVARSVAE; from the coding sequence ATGAGCCAGACACCGATCGACCTGTTCGACAGCGGCCTGCACTTTCGCCCCGACGGCAATGTCCGTGCGGGCGAACGTCGAATGAGCACCGGCTCCGACGGCTGGCAGCTCGCCACATTCCATGTCGAGACCAACGCCGATGTGCACGCCGACCACTGGGAAGTCCACCCATCCTCCGAAGAGGCGGTGTGCTGCCTATCCGGCGCGATGCGCCTGTACCTGCGACCGGAACACCCCGGCGACGACGAGACCATGGTCCACCTGACCTCCGGCACGGCTTACGTTGTGCCACGCGGCCGTTGGCACCGCATCGAACTCGACCAACCCTCCGACATCATGTCGATCGGGCTGCGCGGCGGCACCCGTCGAGAACCAGTCGCCAGGTCGGTGGCCGAGTAG
- a CDS encoding M13 family metallopeptidase: protein MSSSAGPFRFDRRAFLIALGVIPATTVLASCSKDAATPPTGVDMSGADQAIRPQDDLYRHVNGTWLRDYQLPADRPSYTSFNEVRDRVQQQLRDIVDSIRDPKPGSTEQQIRDLYDARLDLDEIERLGSTPLADLFAAIDGAETKADLARVMGTLPVGGLIGLGVAVDQKNSGDYIAMIGQSGIDPTMGEQYYRKPEYAEQLAAYRTYLERIAAGADFLDPSGTAQRVLALETRIAAGYWDDVRLRNPDATYNLLGWTELTSLAPQFDWEPWLAGSTDRPRGLFDKVVVGQPSFVTAAGQLWAEVDIASWREYLRTAVVKKFAAELPEVISAAAFEFIGKALQGQQQRQEPWKDGIDTVDDTLGQPLGKLYVGKYFPPIAKEQAQALVADLMAAYRDNFTNSSWMSPPTRAASIAKLDKIVAKIGYPDTWIDYSGLHITRGKLIESLRAAETFERKRMFARLGTPVDRSEWAISPQTVNAMYDPSANEISFPAAILQPPFFDKDAQAAVNYGAIGAIIGHEIGHGFDDQGSEYDADGNLRDWWTPADRAAFDAKTAQLIAQYNALVPVGLDPEKHVDGALTVGENLADLRGLSIALAALRIAGQHDGTGEPDYPTLFLSWARIWRDKSTEQRQELRLAMDVHAPNEFRCNQVIRNIAEFYRTFGVTAADRLFLPEDQRVTL, encoded by the coding sequence TTGAGTTCGTCTGCCGGTCCGTTTCGATTCGATCGTCGAGCTTTCCTGATCGCACTCGGAGTGATTCCCGCCACCACGGTTCTGGCGTCCTGCTCCAAGGATGCGGCGACGCCGCCGACCGGGGTCGACATGAGCGGTGCCGACCAGGCGATTCGTCCGCAAGACGATCTATACCGGCACGTCAACGGGACTTGGCTGCGCGATTATCAGCTGCCGGCGGACCGGCCCTCGTATACCTCGTTCAACGAGGTCCGCGACCGTGTTCAGCAACAGTTGCGCGACATCGTCGACAGCATTCGCGACCCGAAGCCGGGGTCGACCGAACAGCAGATCCGCGATCTCTACGATGCCAGGCTCGATCTCGACGAGATCGAGCGACTGGGCAGCACTCCGCTTGCCGACCTGTTCGCCGCGATCGACGGCGCCGAGACCAAGGCAGACCTCGCCCGGGTGATGGGCACGCTGCCGGTCGGCGGCCTGATCGGGCTCGGGGTCGCGGTCGACCAGAAGAACTCCGGCGACTACATCGCCATGATCGGCCAATCCGGCATAGATCCGACCATGGGCGAGCAGTACTACCGGAAGCCCGAATACGCCGAGCAGCTGGCGGCCTACCGAACCTATCTGGAGCGCATCGCCGCCGGTGCGGACTTCCTCGATCCGTCGGGCACGGCACAGCGCGTGCTCGCGCTGGAGACGAGGATTGCCGCCGGGTATTGGGACGACGTTCGGCTGCGCAATCCCGACGCCACCTACAACCTGCTCGGCTGGACCGAATTGACTTCGCTCGCACCACAATTCGACTGGGAACCGTGGCTGGCGGGTAGTACCGACCGGCCCAGGGGGCTGTTCGACAAGGTGGTGGTGGGGCAGCCGTCTTTCGTCACAGCGGCAGGGCAACTCTGGGCCGAGGTCGACATCGCGAGCTGGCGGGAATACTTGCGCACGGCCGTGGTAAAGAAATTCGCGGCCGAACTACCCGAAGTCATCTCCGCTGCCGCCTTCGAATTCATCGGCAAGGCGTTGCAAGGCCAGCAACAGCGTCAAGAGCCGTGGAAGGACGGCATCGACACCGTCGACGACACGCTCGGCCAGCCGCTCGGGAAACTCTATGTCGGCAAGTACTTTCCGCCGATCGCCAAGGAACAGGCACAGGCGCTCGTCGCCGATCTCATGGCCGCCTATCGGGACAACTTCACCAACTCGTCGTGGATGTCGCCGCCGACCAGGGCTGCGTCGATCGCCAAACTCGACAAGATCGTCGCGAAGATCGGCTACCCGGACACCTGGATCGACTACTCCGGACTGCACATCACCAGGGGCAAACTGATCGAATCCCTACGCGCGGCAGAAACTTTCGAGCGCAAGCGGATGTTCGCGCGACTCGGCACACCGGTCGACAGGTCCGAATGGGCCATATCGCCGCAGACGGTGAACGCCATGTACGACCCGAGCGCCAATGAGATTTCGTTCCCCGCGGCCATTCTGCAGCCACCGTTCTTCGACAAGGATGCTCAGGCTGCGGTCAACTACGGCGCGATCGGCGCGATCATCGGTCACGAAATCGGTCACGGCTTCGACGACCAAGGATCGGAATACGACGCCGACGGCAACCTGCGCGACTGGTGGACCCCGGCGGATCGGGCCGCGTTCGACGCCAAGACCGCGCAGCTCATCGCGCAGTACAACGCGCTCGTTCCCGTCGGCCTCGATCCGGAAAAGCACGTCGACGGCGCACTCACCGTCGGCGAGAACCTCGCCGATCTGCGGGGGCTGAGCATCGCGCTGGCGGCCCTGCGGATCGCGGGACAGCACGACGGCACCGGCGAACCCGACTACCCGACGCTGTTCCTTTCCTGGGCGCGCATCTGGCGGGACAAGTCGACCGAGCAGCGGCAGGAGCTGCGCCTGGCCATGGACGTCCACGCCCCCAATGAGTTCCGATGCAATCAGGTGATCCGCAATATCGCCGAGTTCTACCGCACCTTCGGCGTCACCGCCGCCGACCGGCTGTTCCTGCCCGAGGACCAGCGGGTCACGCTCTGA
- the rplE gene encoding 50S ribosomal protein L5, translated as MTTSEKTQPRLKARYRAEIKDALNGEFEYANVMQIPGVVKVVVNMGVGDAARDAKLINGAIKDLELITGQKPEVRKATKSIAQFKLREGMPIGAKVTLRGDRMWEFLDRLVSIALPRIRDFRGLSPKQFDGNGNYTFGLSEQSMFHEIDVDSIDRPRGMDITVVTTATNNEEGRALLKHLGFPFKEN; from the coding sequence ATGACTACCTCTGAGAAGACCCAGCCGCGCCTGAAGGCGCGCTACCGCGCCGAGATCAAGGACGCGCTGAACGGCGAGTTCGAGTACGCCAACGTGATGCAGATCCCCGGCGTGGTCAAGGTCGTCGTCAACATGGGTGTCGGTGACGCCGCCCGTGACGCGAAGCTGATCAACGGTGCCATCAAGGATCTGGAACTGATCACCGGTCAGAAGCCCGAGGTCCGCAAGGCGACCAAGTCGATCGCGCAGTTCAAGCTGCGTGAGGGCATGCCCATCGGTGCGAAGGTCACGCTGCGTGGCGACCGCATGTGGGAGTTCCTCGACCGCCTGGTCTCCATCGCGCTGCCCCGTATCCGCGACTTCCGCGGCCTGTCGCCGAAGCAGTTCGATGGCAACGGCAACTACACGTTCGGCCTGAGCGAGCAGTCGATGTTCCACGAGATCGACGTGGACTCCATCGACCGTCCGCGCGGTATGGACATCACTGTCGTGACCACCGCGACGAACAACGAAGAGGGCCGCGCCCTTCTCAAGCACCTCGGCTTCCCGTTCAAGGAGAACTGA